TATTATCACTGCGATTGCTAAAGTTAAAATCAGACAAATTTCAAATAATGCTTTCTCCTCAAGTTTCCTCATTCTTTCATATatctgtttctggaaatttattaGACATATGtaggattttttctttctgattcttattttaaatCCTCCTTCATCTCATTATCTCTCTTTGCTGCATTCTGGATCAGTACCACACAGTTATCATGAAATTTACTGAGTTTTATAGTAACTGTTTTACCCTTCATGGACTGTTTTGGCAGTCTGGTGGAGACTATGAATGAATTCCTAGAagcatactttaaaataaataattaaaatacttagaattgcaaaaataattataccgatgtacaatgtacaattagcaaaatattaaaaatgcaaattttcattAGAGTAATAACCACGATTCACCAATCATGTATTAGAGAACAATATCTATATCCCTGTCTGTAGACTACTGACATTCAGAGATGGGGATGAGTATAAAAGTATTTTGGGGTAGTTTTTCATCTCTAAATGATATAATATATGTGAGCCTATGATCAAAAGTAGTGATAATAGTACTGTGGTTTATTGCTTACCTTCATAATTGAGGGACAAACttaatttcagtgataattaagTGAAAATAAGATGTATTTTTCCATCTTAATTAATTTGTACTGCCTTTTCAtcgatttttctttctttatgtgatGCTATTACTCATCTCCATATTTTTCAAATAGTGATGGGCTTGTACATATTGTCTTGCCTTAGTTAACTATATCTATGgatactattttacattttaaaatcttcatgTTAAGTAATTTCCATATATCTTCTCATCTGTGGTTCCTTGACTGCAGTGCTCCTGAATTTGCTAAGTATATCTCCTGCCCATGAATTTCCTTATGTTTTAAATGAGGTCTTCCTCAATGGAGTTTACCTTCAGTGAAGATATATTTATGTAATTGCTCTTAAATTGTATTTTCTTGTGAAGAAGAGAACTTCACCTCAGATGCCTTAGATGAAATGGTGGAAACACAAGTTGAAAGGAAGCTGAGTCCCTATAAAACCCATTGTATTGCACCTAACTGCCCAATGATCAGAAATGCATTTTGGGCATTGTATGAGTAAGAAACAAACTTGTGTCTAGGTGTAAGTATCTTTACATGAATTTGTTAAGGCATGATGAATACAGTTACCATCTTTAATAGATATATTATTGCCTCCATATACCTTAATTTTTTGAGagatatattctatttctttttcagatttaatAATCAATATACACAAACTGAGAGCACATTGCACATATTTGAAGAtcaatggaaatttttatttaagaaaaccagATGTTAATGGGAAATGAAATTTACAATATATTgctaatttaaaaaggaaaatatgcaatataatgttttttaaactatagctagataataaatataactctataaggaaaaaagaaaaataaatagaaggaatgATAGTACTATCTCCAGATTTTTTACCTAtagccaatttttttctttcacagttctgtATTCAGTGTGTTTCAAATTTTCTTAAATAGGAATGGAGTACAGTTGATGGGTTTTTATTCTCCAGTGCATTAGAAAAAATGGCATACATCCAAGATATCATATGGGACATAATTTCATTTAGTTGCATGATTCCCTTCAATAATACCCTATTGTACACCTCCCCAAGGCCTTAATAGTATATTTTTGTAATGGTTTGCTGTCAGGATTTGGCACTTAAGTCTGACTTTCTTGGCTATATCTGGGTTTTCTTAACATATTGGAAAAagtcatttatatgaaatgtgcaATGAAGTATACCTCTCACTCCTGCTATTATTTCCAGTTCTATTTCTATTAGTGGAATATTAAGCAGGAGCATTTCTGGAGTCCTTAATCTTAGCAAAGAAATCTTCAGCAAATGAATTACATAGGTGCTTTTGTATTTAGGTGAGttgattcatttaattttccttttcactttagAATGAAAATACTGAGTTCTGATAATCTTTCCAGGAGACAAACACATGTGTGGCTAAGTTGCCATAATGCCTGCCTAGTTTGTCAAAGACAGAGATGCATTATatattaattcttcctttctttcaaatgACATCCATCCTGGTAAACAGTGGTAGTGGATGGAAAGGCAGAGGGGATGTGTCAGAAATGGTGAGGATGGATTCAGATTACCATAAGTAAATGGGTGATGAAGGATAACCAGCTATCTCTTCAGTGAGTGACTAACATGATAGATATAAAGGGTATGATCAGATTGACTCTTGTGATCCCAAAGTTGTTGGGGCAAGGCTGAAGAACAGAGTAGAGAATGGGTTTGATGGGTTGCTGGGTTCAGAAAGAGTCCAGGGATTTCAATGtctgttattttcatgaaatctaAGGGGAGGTTTTCTCTGAGAATTCAGGAATTCAACTGCTGCTCTATCTTGGCCTCCAGGAGCCCCTCGAACTCCTGGCAAGAATCAACCCCACACGTGTACGCATTTGACACCCCCTTGCAGAGAAATGTATAAGATTATGAACAACATCAGATGCACAGAATGATCTCATTCAAGTGGACATGTTAATGAACACCTGCTGATAAATGACATATTATGGAATGAAGAATAGCATATTAAAGGTTTCAAAATTAGTTTAACATGAGTGAAAATGTTCAGTATTCTTCTATAAGCCTCACTCTAGAATATGTTGAGAGGGTTAATAGTCACAAGGAAAGAACTGAAAAGGAAAACGGAACAACCCATTAAAGTAGTCCATTAGCTTAAGAGGTGAGGTAGGAAAGAAACCCTAGGTACTCATAGTTTGTATTTCCACCAATACAAGTACTTTTCAATAAACTCAGATTCTTGCAATGCCAGATTGTCAGTTCTCAGgaagccatctgtttctggtgATATTGAgtctgattatttaaaatatagtagAATCTACTCACAATGTCATCTTCATTAATCCATTAGTACAAATCTTATTCCCTGTAGACTTGCATCCTTAATATATTCTAACTTTTGAAATAATGCAGCAGTGCCACCAAATGTTCACAACAACATTATTTATGGAGACATACTATACCTTTCAAAGGTCCTCATTTTATTGGCTTAAttcaatttttgtttctctggatCAACTTTCCTATTTTGTCCACAGGAACCAAGGAAATCAGAGTGCTGGAGCCACATTCATCCTCTTGGGGTTCTCAGAATACCCAGACCTACAGGTGCCCctcttctttttattcctgacCATCTACACAATCAGTGTGGTGGGAAATCTGGGCATGATTGTCATCATCAGGATCAATCCTAAACTTCAgacccccatgtactttttcctgagCCATTTGTCCTGTGTTGACTTCTATTactccacagtggttacacccaAACTCTTAGAAAACTTGGTTGTGGAAGACAGAAATATCTCCTTCACATGGCGCGTCATGCAGTTCTTCTTTGCATGCATTTGTGTAGTGACAGAAACATTCATGCTGGCAGTGATGGCGTATGACCATTTTGTGGCAGTTTGTAACCCTCTGCTCTACACTGTTGCAATGTCCCAGAAGCTGTGTTGTTTCTTGGTTGCTTCCTCATACTCCTGGGGTATAGTATGTTTCCTAATACTTACCTACTTTTTATTGGAATTATCCTTCATAGGGAATAATATCATAAATAACTTTGTCTGTGAACATGCTGCAATTGTGGCTGTGTCCTGCTCTAACCCCTACATTAGCCAGATTATCATTTTAGTGACTGCCACATTCAATGAAATCAGAAGCTTGATGATCATTCTTATTtcctatgcttttatttttatcactgtcATGAAGATGACTTCAACTGGGGGGCACCATAAAGCCTTTTCCACATGTGTCTCACACCTAACTGCCATTACCATCTTCCATGGAACTATCGTTTTTCTCTACTGTGTTCCTAACTCTAAAAGCTCATGGCTCATGGTCAAGATGGCCTTTGTCTTTTACACAGTGGCCATCCCCATGCTGAACCCTCTGATCTACAGCCTCAGAAACAAAGATGTGAAGACAATCATCCAGAAATTAATCCATGCCAAATTACTCTGCTACAAAATGTAAAGTTTGTTCAAGATGTACTTATTCATTTTCAAGAGCAACATGGGCAATCATCCAAGACTTCCAGTCATTTTAATTATTCAAAGTCCAATTTCAAATAGCAAAGCAGTAACTGTATCTAATGTAACTCCCAGTTGACTGATCACTCAACATCTGTTTAAAGTTGTATAAATTTACTGTAAAATCATAAGTAACAATTAAAGCCCAGGACATGTAAATTGTCTCTAGACTCAGAGTTTTTCATGTAAAGACTTTTGAGTTAGTGTACATAAGCATAAGGTTGTCCGGGGAAACCTCCTGTTCTTTTGAAATCATTCAGAGAATGGGTTTATAGTGATAATCTGAAAATGTATATCTTATTATGAATGAAGATACATCAtagtaaaatataataaactaAGACCCAAGTTATTACAAACTGTATTTGCTCTCTAtatattaaaacaacaaaaataaaatttaaaaactgagtaCTTTAGAAATCACTATCTATAACTAGAATTTGTTATTCATGACAACCTtaagttttgtataattttgctaTTGATAATTTGCTATTGGTGCATaactaaaataagtaaaatttcaatacttttattattcttaagaataataaaaatgaataagtacATCTTGAACAAACTTTACATTTTGTAGCAGAGTAATTTGGTATAGATTAATCTAGGTTAACTGGGTAGCTCTGTTAATATCAGCTGACACATCTGGTTCAATTTATCTAGTCTTGTCTCCACTGGTAAACTCACCTCTAGTCTATAGATCTACTTGTTGATTGGGCAGCaattccacatgaatttgagaatttttttccactttgaaaaATAGCTGCTTGAGTTTTGATAGGAATTGTCCTGAATCTCTAGATCACTTTGGATAGTACTGACAATTTAAGAATATTATGACATATAGTCTGTGAGCATAATATGCCTTTCCATTCATTaggtctttcatttttttcagcaatgttttgtttcCAGTGTACAggtctttcactttcttggttaaatttactgctagatattttattctttttagaagGTAATGTAAATGGagttattttcttgtttcattttcatatggTTCATTGTTATTATATACAAATGCAACCAATTTTTCCATATTGATCTTTTTGTGCACTGCAAATTTGATGAATGCATTTCTTAGCCCCAGTAcctttctttcagaatctttggGATTGTCTCTCTCCATATATAAAATCATGATATCTGTCAACatagatagttttacttcttcttttgaaTTTGTCATAATAAGAAATTCAAATTGTAATTATTTCTGAAGTGTCgggtttctaatttttattttttgttgtcatAATATACAGGGAGCAAATAAACTTTATGTAAACAAATAAAACCTAATCAAACCATATTTGCCTAATTACtctgtgtactggtttgaaaggatgtatgtaccctagataagccatgttttaatcaaaattccatttcataaaagcagaatgatccctattctatactgtatacttgaaactgtaatcagatcatctcactggagatgtgatttaatcaagagtggttgttaaactggattagataatgacatgtctccacccatttgggtgggtcttgagaagtttctggagtcctataaaaggagaaacattttggagaatgaaagagattcagagagagcagagaatgctgcagcaccacaaaacagagagtccatgagccagcaatctctggaaatgaaaaaagaaaatgcctcttggggagcttcatgaaactggaagccaggagagaaagctagcagatgacaccgtgtttgccatctgcccttccagctgagaaagaagccctgactgtgttcaccgtgggctttctcacttgagagtgaaaccctgaacttgattggcctacttgaaccaaggtatctttccctggatgcctcagattagacatttctatagatttgatttaattgggacactttcttggccttagaactgtaaataccaacttattaaattcccctttttaaaagccattctgtttcctgtatattgcattctggcagctagtaaactagaacccTCTGTCTAGGAAGTCTAGCATGACACTGAATAGCAGTGGTAAAAgtaaggcatccttgtcttgttttaggtcttagagggaaactttcagtttttcaccatagGATATGATGTTAACAATGAGGTTTTTATAAATGGCCATCATCACATTGAGGTAGTTTTCTTGAGTTTCTTTATCAtgagaggatgttgaattttgtcaaacgcaTTTTTGCAATAGTTGgaatgatcatgttttttttagttttcctcccttcatttttattaatgtgATATGTTATAATGATTGATTTTACTGTGTTGACTCACCGTTGTATTcttgggataaatctcacttggtaaTATGTGCATAATACATTGAATATGTTCTTGGGTTCAGTTTTCaaggatttttattatttttaaatcatattcatgAGCAGTATTGgtagacatttttcttttcctaaagtatctttatctgactctGATCAGACTATTGCTGACATTAAAGTATGAATTagaaagtgttccctcctctaaattttttagaaaatttgaggATTGGCATTAACTCTGATTTGAATGCTTGTTAGAGTTTATCAGTGTAATAATCACTCTGTCACAGTTTTTTCTTAGTTGGGAGGTTTATGTTTACTGATTCATTATGTTTATTTgctattggtttgttgaaattttctttttgtgtcagtTTAGATGATTTGTGTGTTTCAAAGAATTCTTTATTATTCATAGATAATGAAATTATTATCTATTATTAGATAATAATTAGCTGAATTAGTTCATAGATAATGAAAATTACTTTCATAATACTCTCTtatcatcctttttatttctgttagatCACTAACAATGAtttactttcatttctaattttaatcaATTGTGTcttctatgtgtttttttttcaagtgatgATATTAAAGCCTAAATTTCACTCTGATTGCTGCCTGTGTTAGATCCCATACactttggtatgttgtgttttcattttcattcatccataTTCATATTCAACTTTCAAttgcgatttcttctttgatctatttGATGTTTAatagtgtgctgtttaattttcaCACATTTAGTATTTTCCAGTTTAGCTTCtcttgttgatttccagcttcatttcatatTAGTCTTAGAAAATTCATGGTATTATTCCAAACATTGATTGAGATTTGTTTTGAGATTTAGtatatgatatatcctggagaatgatttcTGTACACTTGAGAATAATGAGTTTTCTGATGTTCATGTGTGGAGAGTTTTATATATacttgttaggtctagttgatttatactgatgttcaagtcctctattttcttattgatcatctgtctagatagCTTAATCACTATTGAAATTGACacattgaagtctcctgctattactctagaattgtttatttctcccttaagTTATGTCAATGTTCAGTTGCTACCTTCTGGAACTCTCTTgttaggaaatatatttttataatgttatatGTTTTGATGAATCAACCCTCTATTCAATATATAATTTGTGATTATATATTGTatctatataatttaaaatgtcttgTAGCAACTGTgacttaaagtgtattttgtctgatgtGAATATATCTACCTCAACTGTCTTTTGGttattttcatggaatatctttttccaacttttcatgttcaccttatttgtgtctttggaacTAAAGTGACTCTCCTGTAGATAACATAGAGTTAGatcatgatttctttttctaaatctattctGAAAAACTgttcttttgtaaatggaaattttaataaattttcattttaaaaaattattgatgtCATGGCTTACTTCTAATGTTTTGCTGTTCACTTTTTCTATGTCTTATGTCTTCATTGTCCCTCATTTCCAATATTACTGACTCTATTTATACCTACTTGACCTTTTGTAGTCAACTATCTTGCATAATTTCtcattcctttgggtatattttagataatttatttgAAGGTATCATAGGCTGTTGACTgtggatgagacagaggtcacatgctcactgcagagatacagcaaagctgtctctgtgggaaaaggCATCTGATGTCCTGAAATGGCTAAAATGTttcaaagctgcttgagtctgtGAAACTTTTTGACTCATCCAGtcacaaggaagcagatggttcagcccaagcttcctccttccccattctttagttacattttttactttctttatcttgcagccctataaaataaacagtgctgaacctctcagagtctttgagtctccatccgAGCTGAGTACCACCTGGTTCCATCTTTAACTACATCTTTGTCTCCTGTGTTCCTTTCTCAATTTCCCCTTGCCTCACACCTCCCTTCAGTCCTGGCACTGAGCTGCACTGGTCATGGCAATGGGGCTCATATTTAATATACTAAACTTATATCTTGTTGGAAGCAATATCATTcttacttcaatagcatatataaGTCATGCTTTCATACCTGTCTGGgcttttttatgttgttttaatcatgaaatttctttttagactgtatgtccaaaaacaaagatttataatattttatgtacttgtattatagtaatataaaaagtaaaatgaaagacttactaactaaaaatacaataatattgaCATTTATATTAACTCATGCATCTCCCTTTATTGGAGATCTCTATTTCTTCATATAGCttcaatttcccatttttttcctttccttttaatctgaagaactcattttagtgtttttttctaGAACAGAGATAGGGGTGAAAAGCTCCTTCAGCTTTCATATACTCAggaatgctttaattttttcctcatttttagaaGGAGAGTTTtattgggtatagaattcttgattgacagattttttttccttcaacactttaaatatgttgaaataatttttggtTTCACCTCACACATAAATGAACCAAACTTGAATCCATGTCTATAATTTGCTCAGGTGATAATAAAATTAACACAGTACCAGATCAAAAGAGGTATACACTTGGTCTAGGCTGTGTTGAATAATGTTCTTATTCAAAATTCAAAGTTTTAGATGTCACTAATGTAGGGTACCAACATGTGAATGTAAAACAAGGGCAAAAAGAGGGGGGTTGCtccttttggtttgtttttgttcctATAAGATAAGATACAGCAATGACTCTTAAGTTttgctatggagaaaaatgtcATTGCAGCTGGAACTTGCTTCTTTTCCACAATATTCATCAATTTGATCATGTAACTGCATTTCCTTCAAGTTTATGGTtgcatagaatttttttaatgaatatgaatatatcaATTTAGATTAGATTATTGTTCTGAATATGTATATCT
This DNA window, taken from Tamandua tetradactyla isolate mTamTet1 unplaced genomic scaffold, mTamTet1.pri scaffold_73_ctg1, whole genome shotgun sequence, encodes the following:
- the LOC143673269 gene encoding olfactory receptor 5D13-like, with protein sequence MNYIGAFVFRNQGNQSAGATFILLGFSEYPDLQVPLFFLFLTIYTISVVGNLGMIVIIRINPKLQTPMYFFLSHLSCVDFYYSTVVTPKLLENLVVEDRNISFTWRVMQFFFACICVVTETFMLAVMAYDHFVAVCNPLLYTVAMSQKLCCFLVASSYSWGIVCFLILTYFLLELSFIGNNIINNFVCEHAAIVAVSCSNPYISQIIILVTATFNEIRSLMIILISYAFIFITVMKMTSTGGHHKAFSTCVSHLTAITIFHGTIVFLYCVPNSKSSWLMVKMAFVFYTVAIPMLNPLIYSLRNKDVKTIIQKLIHAKLLCYKM